Proteins encoded in a region of the Candidatus Paceibacterota bacterium genome:
- the nuoK gene encoding NADH-quinone oxidoreductase subunit NuoK, with protein sequence MTPLVGYLLLSALLFTVGLAGALTRRNAIIVLIGIELMLNAANLNFIAFWRYGPNPAALTGVMFVIFSIGVSAAESAVGLALIILIHRHYRTTNLDKFDSMKG encoded by the coding sequence ATGACACCGCTGGTGGGCTACCTGCTGCTGTCCGCCTTGCTATTCACCGTGGGCCTGGCGGGTGCGCTTACGCGGCGCAACGCCATCATCGTACTCATTGGCATCGAGTTGATGCTGAACGCGGCGAACCTCAACTTCATTGCTTTCTGGCGTTATGGCCCCAATCCGGCGGCATTGACCGGGGTGATGTTCGTGATCTTCTCAATTGGTGTCTCGGCCGCCGAATCGGCGGTAGGGCTGGCGCTGATCATCTTGATCCATCGGCACTACCGGACGACCAATCTGGACAAGTTTGACTCGATGAAGGGCTGA
- a CDS encoding choice-of-anchor R domain-containing protein, translating into MRRVVTLLHLVALAWLAVNTASADTLLSNFQQPNSYSASIGSGSPSGRFAAQFFPGSLTPVWNVTAFTLSFGGPVLWEEQYRGPILYSAYVFNGANNTPTTELASLGSFNFDDLTTSILEVTFNPAARLLLNANSEYWLVVGAVSAHSNGILEGTAGRRNDIVGSGWQYGRCGSLFNSGSFLPAFGNATPFLEIQATVPEPSIFALAGVAMATLYRRSKRR; encoded by the coding sequence ATGAGACGCGTCGTTACTCTCCTGCATCTTGTCGCGCTCGCTTGGTTGGCCGTTAACACTGCTTCGGCGGATACGCTGCTTTCGAACTTCCAGCAGCCCAATAGCTACAGCGCGAGCATAGGAAGCGGGTCTCCAAGTGGTCGATTCGCAGCGCAGTTCTTCCCTGGGAGTCTCACGCCGGTGTGGAACGTCACCGCCTTCACACTGTCGTTCGGAGGTCCTGTTCTCTGGGAGGAACAATACCGAGGTCCAATCCTGTATAGCGCTTACGTTTTTAATGGCGCTAATAACACGCCAACCACAGAGCTCGCCTCTTTGGGCTCGTTCAATTTTGATGACCTGACCACCAGCATTCTGGAGGTCACTTTCAACCCTGCTGCCCGGCTCTTGCTTAACGCAAACTCCGAATACTGGCTCGTAGTAGGCGCGGTCAGCGCTCACTCCAATGGTATTCTGGAAGGAACCGCTGGTCGCCGAAACGATATCGTCGGGAGCGGTTGGCAATATGGAAGATGTGGTTCTCTGTTCAATTCAGGATCATTCTTGCCCGCCTTCGGCAATGCAACGCCCTTCCTGGAGATTCAGGCAACCGTTCCCGAGCCATCGATATTTGCACTGGCGGGTGTCGCCATGGCAACGCTCTACCGGCGTTCCAAGCGCCGGTAG
- a CDS encoding NADH-quinone oxidoreductase subunit D, which yields MGPQHPSTHGVFRMDVVLDGERVMKLKPVFGYLHRNHEKIGENTTYLGSMPYTDRLDYFCSLTNNWAYALTVEKLAGLQPPERAEYIRVITAELTRLQNHVSLVGFLLQDMGAMGTPLMYAFRERERILDLFESLTGARMMCNYMRFGGCRCDLPPGWLEQAQQAVNEFPRFLDEFEALLSGNEILLARTQGVGVLPRELAVNASITGPMLRASGVNYDIRKVDQYGIYDRFKFRVPLGDHGDVYDRYMIRILEMRESVGILQAALRDIPAGPIVDPKAKLRGFRPKPGEVYGRIESPKGELGFYIISNGSPNPYRYRVRPPSFINLTILEDICLGHHVADVVIILGSVDIVMGEVDR from the coding sequence ATGGGACCGCAGCATCCCTCGACCCACGGCGTATTTCGCATGGACGTCGTCCTGGACGGGGAACGCGTGATGAAGCTCAAGCCCGTCTTCGGCTACCTGCACCGCAACCATGAGAAAATTGGCGAGAACACGACTTACCTCGGGTCCATGCCCTACACCGACCGTCTGGACTACTTCTGCTCGCTGACCAACAACTGGGCCTACGCGCTGACGGTGGAGAAGCTGGCTGGCCTCCAGCCGCCCGAGCGCGCGGAGTACATCCGCGTGATCACCGCCGAGCTGACGCGGCTCCAGAACCACGTCTCGCTTGTAGGCTTTCTACTCCAGGACATGGGCGCAATGGGCACGCCGCTGATGTACGCCTTCCGCGAACGCGAGAGGATTCTCGACCTGTTCGAGTCGCTCACCGGCGCCCGGATGATGTGCAATTACATGCGTTTCGGCGGCTGCCGTTGCGACCTACCGCCCGGCTGGCTCGAGCAGGCGCAGCAGGCAGTAAACGAATTCCCGCGCTTCCTGGACGAGTTTGAGGCGCTCCTGAGCGGGAATGAAATCCTCCTGGCGCGCACTCAGGGCGTCGGCGTGCTCCCGCGCGAGCTTGCTGTCAATGCCAGCATCACCGGCCCGATGCTCCGCGCCAGCGGCGTCAACTACGACATCCGCAAGGTGGACCAATACGGCATTTACGACCGGTTCAAATTCCGCGTGCCGCTCGGGGACCACGGCGACGTCTATGACCGCTACATGATTCGCATCCTGGAAATGCGCGAGTCGGTCGGGATCCTCCAGGCGGCGCTGCGCGATATCCCCGCCGGGCCAATCGTGGACCCGAAGGCAAAGTTGCGCGGCTTCCGGCCCAAGCCGGGCGAAGTCTATGGTCGCATCGAATCCCCGAAGGGCGAGCTGGGTTTCTATATCATCAGCAATGGCTCGCCCAACCCGTACCGCTATCGAGTGCGTCCCCCCAGCTTCATCAACCTGACCATCCTGGAGGATATCTGCCTCGGGCATCACGTCGCGGATGTAGTCATCATCCTTGGCAGCGTGGACATTGTCATGGGCGAGGTGGACCGGTGA
- the nuoL gene encoding NADH-quinone oxidoreductase subunit L, translating into MDWIVHKLWLIPVLPLLAAGLSVLLKQRQRRLSASLAIGAMILALVLSCLALANAVQQSGRGLPVRLAVNFFWFEFGDPQMSDTALRLGWVLDPLGAIMLVMVSFVGLLIFIYSLGYMAGDENFTRFFCFLSLFAAGMLGLVIANSLMLLFMCWELVGLTSYLLIGFWYRKPSAVAAAKKAFITTRVGDLALLLGMVWLYAETGTLLFYDGGKGCLEQTAHAGLVTQSTILGMTVSTGISLLIFCGAVGKSGQVPLHVWLPDAMEGPTPVSALIHAATMVAAGVFLVARVYPLMEAHPEGATSAPGALQVVTWVGALTAVFAASIAVAQTDIKRILAYSTVSQLGFMMLGLGTGGAAVGMFHLVTHAFFKALLFLGAGSVIHGCHDEQDIRRMGGLRTIMPVTFGTYAVGMLALSGFPLLFSGFWSKDGVLHSAHIWGVSHWPFYLGVAGALLTAFYMTRQLCYVFFGSSRVNRRGGGHFATANERINRSGSLQPGCEVVHESPRVMTIPLIMLAAGSIFLGFIGTPAWPWFQGFLAGQSVTGQPGRLCDPEVLRLMVFSSAGVFIGLGLGWWLYGRKPVATTNEPDALERLQPEIFALLRRKYFVDEIYEASVVRFNAWGARACNWLDYWLWNGAVQMIALLVVGLAWVSRVLDEYGINAGFDESCRRLTNGGALMSRVQCGQVQRYLRLIAVALTVFVLFLIWGCRRP; encoded by the coding sequence ATGGATTGGATTGTTCATAAGCTCTGGCTGATTCCGGTATTGCCCCTGCTGGCCGCGGGGCTAAGCGTGTTGCTCAAGCAACGGCAGCGCCGACTCTCGGCCTCTCTGGCGATTGGAGCGATGATTCTCGCTTTGGTTCTTTCTTGCCTTGCGCTGGCCAATGCAGTTCAACAGTCCGGCCGGGGTTTGCCTGTAAGGCTAGCCGTCAATTTCTTCTGGTTTGAGTTTGGAGATCCGCAGATGAGCGACACTGCCCTACGGCTCGGCTGGGTGCTGGACCCGCTTGGCGCGATCATGCTGGTGATGGTTTCCTTCGTAGGCTTGCTAATCTTCATTTACAGCCTTGGCTACATGGCGGGGGACGAAAATTTCACGCGCTTCTTCTGCTTCCTGTCTCTTTTTGCCGCCGGAATGCTTGGCCTGGTCATCGCCAACAGCCTGATGCTGCTGTTCATGTGCTGGGAACTGGTCGGGCTGACGTCCTACCTGCTGATCGGTTTTTGGTACCGCAAACCCAGTGCCGTAGCGGCGGCAAAGAAGGCATTCATCACGACGCGGGTCGGCGATCTCGCCCTTCTGCTAGGTATGGTGTGGCTTTACGCGGAAACCGGCACGCTGCTCTTCTACGACGGTGGTAAGGGCTGCCTCGAACAGACCGCGCATGCCGGGTTGGTCACCCAATCCACGATCCTCGGCATGACCGTTTCGACCGGCATTTCGCTCCTGATCTTCTGTGGCGCGGTTGGCAAGTCGGGTCAGGTGCCGCTGCACGTGTGGCTGCCGGACGCGATGGAGGGGCCGACACCTGTGAGTGCGCTTATCCACGCCGCGACGATGGTTGCCGCCGGGGTGTTTCTGGTCGCGAGGGTGTATCCGCTGATGGAGGCACATCCTGAAGGGGCGACATCCGCGCCGGGGGCGCTGCAGGTTGTCACTTGGGTGGGGGCGCTCACTGCTGTCTTCGCCGCCAGCATTGCCGTGGCGCAGACGGACATTAAACGCATCCTGGCATATTCCACGGTTTCCCAGTTAGGGTTCATGATGCTGGGGCTGGGCACGGGCGGCGCAGCCGTCGGGATGTTTCACCTTGTCACACACGCATTCTTCAAGGCACTGCTGTTCCTCGGCGCAGGCTCAGTAATCCACGGCTGCCACGACGAACAAGACATTCGTCGCATGGGTGGACTGCGCACAATCATGCCGGTGACCTTCGGCACCTACGCCGTCGGCATGCTGGCGCTAAGCGGCTTTCCACTTTTGTTCTCGGGGTTCTGGAGCAAGGACGGGGTTTTGCATTCGGCGCACATTTGGGGCGTGTCTCACTGGCCCTTCTACCTTGGCGTGGCTGGCGCGCTGCTGACCGCCTTCTACATGACCCGGCAGCTCTGCTACGTCTTCTTTGGTTCTTCCCGCGTCAACCGACGCGGGGGGGGGCATTTTGCGACTGCCAACGAAAGGATCAACAGATCAGGGTCTCTTCAGCCCGGCTGCGAAGTAGTGCACGAGAGTCCGCGGGTCATGACCATTCCGTTAATCATGTTGGCTGCGGGTTCAATTTTCCTGGGCTTTATTGGAACACCGGCTTGGCCATGGTTCCAAGGATTCCTGGCGGGCCAAAGCGTGACGGGCCAACCCGGAAGACTGTGTGATCCGGAAGTGCTGCGATTGATGGTGTTCTCAAGTGCCGGCGTCTTCATCGGCCTTGGTTTGGGATGGTGGCTGTATGGGCGGAAACCTGTCGCGACTACAAACGAACCGGACGCGCTGGAGCGACTTCAACCCGAGATCTTCGCCTTGCTGCGCAGGAAGTACTTCGTGGACGAAATTTATGAGGCTTCTGTGGTCCGTTTCAATGCCTGGGGAGCCAGGGCGTGCAACTGGTTGGATTACTGGCTGTGGAACGGTGCGGTGCAGATGATCGCGCTGCTGGTGGTTGGGCTCGCCTGGGTGAGCCGGGTCCTGGACGAATACGGCATCAATGCCGGCTTCGACGAAAGCTGCCGTCGTTTGACGAATGGCGGCGCACTTATGTCCCGCGTGCAATGCGGACAAGTTCAGAGGTATCTGCGCCTGATCGCGGTGGCGCTGACCGTGTTTGTGC
- a CDS encoding NADH-quinone oxidoreductase subunit B, with product MDEGLRSELSKQGIFTTTLEDLYNWGRKNSIWPLGFGLACCAIEMIAASMARWDLARFGAEVFRPSPRQADLMIVAGTVTKKMAPQIVRLYNQMPEPKYVIAMGACAISGGPFKQGYNVLKGIDRYLPVDVHIPGCPPRPEALLHAFMTLQRKIDAQTLTGDQRPRHLVAEAPSEFPVPAYGEHDLEPSANPEIWQPPALARVD from the coding sequence ATGGACGAAGGCCTGCGCAGCGAGCTGAGCAAACAGGGGATCTTCACCACGACCCTGGAAGATCTTTACAACTGGGGACGCAAAAACTCCATCTGGCCGCTGGGTTTTGGCCTCGCCTGCTGCGCGATTGAAATGATCGCCGCCTCCATGGCCCGGTGGGACCTGGCCCGTTTCGGCGCCGAGGTGTTCCGGCCCTCCCCACGCCAGGCCGATTTAATGATTGTGGCCGGCACGGTGACCAAGAAGATGGCACCGCAAATCGTCCGCCTGTACAACCAGATGCCGGAGCCGAAATACGTCATAGCCATGGGTGCTTGCGCCATTTCCGGCGGGCCGTTCAAGCAAGGCTACAATGTGCTTAAAGGCATTGACCGATACCTTCCTGTGGATGTGCACATTCCCGGCTGCCCGCCGCGGCCCGAGGCGTTACTGCATGCGTTCATGACCTTGCAGCGCAAGATTGACGCGCAAACATTGACCGGAGACCAGCGTCCCCGCCACCTCGTCGCCGAAGCCCCGAGCGAGTTCCCCGTGCCGGCGTACGGCGAGCATGACCTGGAGCCGTCCGCCAACCCGGAAATCTGGCAGCCGCCCGCGCTTGCGAGGGTAGATTAG
- the nuoH gene encoding NADH-quinone oxidoreductase subunit NuoH encodes MDQIFVTLKHWLVGLAPGQCQPVLSALLSAASLILGFATLSALTTLLERKGLGRMQNRYGPNRVGPCGLLQPIADGLKALTKEDVVPQSADKVVHFLAPIVLVVPVLLALAVVPMGRNMTALDADAGVLFFFAVGAATELSVFMAGWSSRNKYSLLGAMRAIAQMISYEVPLILSAVTVIMAAGSLSTVGIVEAQAGYWGLLPRWYLLTPWGFAGFVLFMIAATAESNRSPFDLPEGESELVAGYYTEYSGFKFALFFLGEYLGLFAVSGLGITLFLGGWQAPLPGLDCVPSWVWFFAKLLGLIAGFIWVRGTLPRLRMDQLMGLAWKFMLPMAMANILIAGLWRFMSTGVTRWSVCALLVCVACLLLGGAMVERKQLAKRTYRYAE; translated from the coding sequence ATGGACCAGATTTTTGTCACCTTGAAGCACTGGCTGGTAGGTTTAGCACCCGGCCAGTGCCAGCCCGTGCTTTCAGCCCTGCTTTCTGCCGCCTCGCTTATCCTTGGTTTTGCGACCCTCTCTGCGCTGACGACCCTCCTGGAGCGCAAGGGTCTCGGGCGCATGCAGAACCGCTATGGCCCGAATCGAGTCGGCCCTTGCGGCCTGCTCCAGCCCATCGCCGACGGGCTCAAAGCCCTCACGAAGGAGGATGTAGTCCCGCAGAGTGCGGACAAAGTCGTCCATTTCCTCGCGCCGATCGTCTTGGTGGTGCCGGTCTTGCTCGCTCTCGCGGTCGTGCCGATGGGGCGGAACATGACTGCCCTGGATGCCGACGCCGGGGTGTTGTTCTTCTTTGCCGTCGGCGCGGCGACGGAACTGTCGGTGTTCATGGCGGGCTGGTCGAGCCGCAACAAGTATTCCCTGCTCGGCGCTATGCGCGCCATCGCGCAGATGATCAGCTATGAAGTCCCGCTGATTCTCTCGGCCGTGACGGTTATCATGGCCGCCGGCTCGCTGTCCACTGTAGGCATCGTGGAGGCGCAGGCCGGATACTGGGGCCTCCTGCCGCGCTGGTATCTGCTGACACCGTGGGGATTCGCGGGCTTCGTTCTGTTCATGATCGCCGCGACAGCCGAATCGAACCGCTCGCCCTTCGATCTGCCCGAAGGTGAATCCGAGCTCGTCGCCGGCTATTACACGGAGTATTCGGGGTTCAAGTTTGCATTATTCTTCCTGGGCGAATACCTGGGCCTGTTTGCTGTCAGCGGCCTGGGCATCACGCTGTTCTTGGGTGGCTGGCAGGCTCCGCTGCCCGGCCTCGATTGCGTCCCGTCCTGGGTTTGGTTCTTCGCCAAGCTCCTTGGGCTCATTGCCGGCTTCATCTGGGTTCGCGGCACACTGCCGCGTCTGCGCATGGACCAGCTCATGGGCCTGGCTTGGAAGTTCATGCTGCCAATGGCAATGGCGAACATCCTGATCGCCGGGCTATGGCGTTTCATGTCCACCGGTGTCACCCGATGGAGCGTCTGCGCGCTGCTCGTATGTGTGGCCTGCCTTCTGCTGGGCGGGGCGATGGTCGAAAGGAAGCAACTGGCTAAGCGAACATACCGTTATGCCGAATGA
- a CDS encoding SDR family oxidoreductase, with the protein MSQRIVLITGATRGLGRAMVDEFVRHGHTVLGCGGSQKGVEQLRRQFGAPHDFAQVDVASEGQVMAWAGRLMSSFGPPDLVLNNAGVINKNARLWEVPEAEFSRVIDVNIKGVANVIRHFVPEMVRRRRGVIVNFSSGWGRSTDAEVAPYCATKWAVEGLTQAFAQELPSGMAAVALNPGIINTEMLQSSFGGAASGYPSPAEWAGRAVPFLLRLGPADNRKQMTAPGG; encoded by the coding sequence GTGAGCCAGAGAATCGTATTGATCACAGGAGCTACACGGGGCCTGGGCCGGGCGATGGTGGATGAATTTGTCCGGCACGGGCACACCGTTCTGGGCTGCGGCGGGTCCCAGAAGGGAGTTGAGCAACTCCGCCGGCAGTTTGGCGCGCCCCATGATTTCGCGCAGGTGGATGTCGCGTCCGAGGGGCAGGTGATGGCGTGGGCTGGCCGGTTGATGAGCTCCTTCGGGCCGCCCGACTTGGTGCTGAACAATGCCGGCGTGATTAACAAGAACGCCCGCCTCTGGGAGGTGCCTGAAGCGGAATTCTCGCGGGTGATAGACGTAAACATAAAAGGCGTTGCAAATGTTATCCGTCACTTTGTGCCGGAAATGGTCAGGCGCAGGCGAGGTGTAATCGTGAACTTCAGTTCCGGCTGGGGCCGGTCCACGGACGCGGAGGTTGCGCCTTATTGCGCGACCAAGTGGGCTGTCGAAGGGTTGACCCAGGCCTTCGCGCAGGAGCTGCCATCCGGCATGGCCGCGGTGGCTCTGAACCCCGGGATCATCAACACCGAGATGCTGCAGAGCAGCTTCGGCGGCGCCGCTTCAGGCTATCCCTCGCCGGCCGAGTGGGCCGGACGCGCCGTGCCGTTCCTGCTCCGCCTGGGGCCAGCCGACAATCGCAAACAAATGACGGCCCCCGGCGGTTGA
- a CDS encoding NADH-quinone oxidoreductase subunit A, translating into MPVEYGPYLFILVLLAAGLLFALAPLGLAWLWARKFSPRKPGPGKNAVYECGLESKGDAWVRFKSEYYLYAILFLIFDVETIFLLPFAVAFGGLPAGAFVAMMVFLLLVVEGLAWAWQKGVLTWK; encoded by the coding sequence ATGCCTGTTGAATACGGCCCCTACTTGTTTATCCTCGTCCTCCTGGCCGCTGGGCTGCTCTTTGCCCTGGCACCGCTTGGCCTGGCGTGGCTTTGGGCGAGGAAGTTCTCCCCGCGCAAACCCGGCCCCGGCAAGAACGCTGTTTACGAGTGCGGCCTTGAATCCAAAGGCGACGCCTGGGTGCGGTTCAAATCGGAGTATTACCTTTACGCCATCCTGTTTCTCATCTTCGACGTCGAAACCATATTCCTGTTGCCATTTGCCGTCGCTTTCGGCGGCCTGCCTGCTGGCGCGTTCGTCGCGATGATGGTCTTTCTGTTGCTGGTGGTCGAAGGTTTGGCATGGGCCTGGCAGAAAGGCGTGCTGACGTGGAAGTGA
- a CDS encoding nitrous oxide-stimulated promoter family protein — MTDPRVIGTPGPGPAIRGETAALGNFAGGRLAREWRTITAMIYCFCRDHHVRGDALCPECQGLLDYAAVRLGRCRFGEEKPVCVKFPVHCYQRARREQVKRVMRYAGPRMVWQHPILSLRHWFDGFHKSPAVV; from the coding sequence ATGACCGATCCAAGAGTCATAGGAACGCCCGGGCCAGGCCCTGCGATACGCGGGGAGACGGCTGCGCTGGGGAACTTCGCCGGCGGGCGGCTTGCCCGGGAATGGCGAACCATCACAGCGATGATCTACTGCTTTTGCCGGGACCATCATGTGCGCGGGGACGCCCTCTGCCCGGAGTGCCAGGGTTTGCTGGACTACGCAGCGGTTCGCTTGGGGCGCTGCCGGTTCGGGGAGGAGAAGCCTGTCTGTGTCAAGTTTCCGGTCCATTGCTACCAGCGTGCCCGGCGCGAGCAGGTTAAAAGAGTGATGCGTTATGCCGGGCCGCGCATGGTGTGGCAGCACCCGATTCTAAGCCTGAGGCATTGGTTCGACGGTTTTCACAAGTCGCCGGCGGTTGTCTGA
- a CDS encoding acetylxylan esterase: MRTIPLQRGPWNLAALRQAPVVEWGVRTGLVQEVYYQGEPYRGKPTRVFAYLGRPASAQGPVPAMVLVHGGGGTAFRAWAEHWAKRGFVALAMDTAGCGPDGPMSDGGPDQSDATKFRNYADEDAQDMWTCHAVGAVIRGVSLLTGLPEVDHRRIGITGISWGGYLTCIVAGLDDRLKVAVPVYGCGFLGDNSAWKSSWLAKMSKDARERWLRDFDPSQYLSGVKCPILFLNGANDFAYPLDSYRASYRLVPAGLRHVSVVLDLPHGHIWTFNEVDVFVDSVLREGAPLPRLGQIKTNGNRVSAKVDFTLPFRKAALHYTADTGEWQRRRWHSVPAEAKGGAITAQLPGQPMAAWYLSVTDARGVRVSTEHDEFLGTGSHQEATSN; this comes from the coding sequence GTGAGAACCATCCCGCTCCAGCGCGGCCCGTGGAATCTGGCGGCGCTGCGGCAAGCGCCCGTGGTGGAATGGGGTGTGCGGACCGGGTTGGTCCAGGAGGTTTATTACCAGGGCGAACCCTATCGCGGGAAGCCGACCCGCGTCTTTGCGTACTTGGGTCGGCCCGCCTCGGCCCAAGGTCCCGTTCCCGCGATGGTCCTGGTCCACGGCGGGGGCGGCACGGCCTTCCGAGCCTGGGCCGAACATTGGGCAAAACGCGGCTTTGTGGCGCTGGCCATGGATACGGCGGGCTGCGGTCCCGACGGCCCCATGTCCGATGGCGGGCCTGACCAGAGCGATGCCACGAAGTTCCGCAACTACGCCGATGAAGACGCGCAGGACATGTGGACCTGCCACGCCGTGGGCGCGGTGATTCGGGGCGTGTCGTTGCTGACCGGGCTGCCGGAGGTGGATCATCGTCGAATCGGCATCACCGGCATAAGTTGGGGCGGCTACCTTACGTGCATCGTTGCGGGGCTGGATGACAGGCTCAAGGTGGCTGTGCCCGTGTATGGATGTGGATTCCTGGGGGACAACAGTGCCTGGAAGTCAAGCTGGCTGGCGAAGATGAGCAAGGACGCGCGCGAACGCTGGCTGCGCGACTTCGATCCATCGCAGTATCTCAGCGGAGTGAAGTGCCCCATCTTGTTTCTGAATGGCGCCAACGACTTTGCCTATCCGCTCGACTCCTATCGCGCTTCGTACCGGCTCGTGCCTGCCGGGCTTCGCCACGTCAGCGTCGTGCTCGACCTGCCGCATGGTCACATCTGGACCTTCAATGAGGTTGATGTATTCGTGGACAGCGTGTTGCGGGAAGGCGCACCCTTGCCGCGCTTGGGGCAGATAAAGACCAACGGCAACCGGGTGAGCGCAAAGGTAGACTTCACCTTGCCGTTCCGAAAGGCCGCGCTGCACTACACAGCCGACACGGGCGAATGGCAGAGGCGCCGCTGGCACTCGGTTCCAGCCGAAGCAAAGGGCGGCGCCATTACGGCTCAGTTGCCGGGGCAGCCGATGGCGGCGTGGTACCTGTCTGTCACCGATGCGCGCGGCGTGCGCGTGAGCACGGAGCACGACGAATTTCTCGGCACTGGCTCGCACCAAGAGGCGACGTCCAATTGA
- a CDS encoding NADH-quinone oxidoreductase subunit J, with amino-acid sequence MDWLFAIIAVVTLGSAIAAMSLRKLVHCALMFMVTLGGLAALYLKLDAQFVGFAQVLVYIGAVAILIVFAILLTRGSEPPRQSILSGTWVLGIGTAVGVFGVMSAMILSSPAVSREGSPPAASTVRQIGDQLMTRYVLPLEVVGLLLTAALIGAVIIAMCDREGE; translated from the coding sequence GTGGACTGGCTATTCGCCATCATCGCCGTGGTGACGCTGGGCAGCGCCATTGCTGCCATGAGCCTGCGCAAGCTGGTGCATTGCGCCCTGATGTTCATGGTGACGCTCGGGGGCCTGGCGGCACTCTACTTGAAGCTGGACGCCCAATTTGTGGGGTTTGCGCAAGTCCTGGTATATATCGGCGCAGTGGCGATCCTGATCGTGTTCGCCATCCTGTTGACGCGCGGGAGCGAGCCGCCCCGGCAGAGCATTCTCTCTGGGACTTGGGTGCTCGGCATTGGCACAGCGGTGGGTGTCTTCGGCGTTATGAGCGCGATGATCCTGTCAAGCCCTGCTGTGAGCCGTGAAGGCTCACCACCTGCCGCATCTACGGTCCGTCAAATCGGGGATCAACTCATGACGAGATATGTCTTGCCGCTGGAAGTCGTCGGTCTGCTGCTGACCGCCGCGCTGATTGGCGCGGTCATCATCGCCATGTGCGATAGGGAGGGCGAATGA
- a CDS encoding NADH-quinone oxidoreductase subunit C, producing the protein MGTLDEIKARLEAAVPGASIEIVPNANPDSRPSLLVDNPHALAVARFLRDDPSLRFEYASNVTGVDWLDTVSQEKRNVKQVIDGVEREIEQTTELKKPGYLEVVYHLYSMELKHGPVVLRLRTGNRTDNARVPSLTPVWRGAEFQEREVYDLYGIIFDGHPDLRRILMWDEFKDFPMRKDYVEPDDYEYEPTPHDDVLEKARRHYPVEGKS; encoded by the coding sequence ATGGGAACCTTGGACGAGATCAAAGCCCGTCTCGAAGCCGCCGTGCCCGGCGCGTCCATAGAGATTGTGCCTAACGCCAATCCGGATAGCCGGCCGTCGCTGCTGGTGGACAATCCCCACGCGCTGGCGGTCGCACGGTTTCTGCGCGATGACCCGTCGTTGCGATTCGAATACGCCTCCAATGTCACCGGCGTGGATTGGCTCGATACCGTCAGCCAGGAAAAGCGGAATGTGAAACAGGTGATCGACGGGGTGGAGCGGGAGATCGAGCAGACGACCGAGCTGAAGAAGCCAGGCTACCTGGAAGTGGTCTATCATCTTTATTCGATGGAGCTCAAGCATGGGCCGGTCGTCCTGCGGCTGCGCACGGGGAACCGCACCGACAATGCGCGCGTGCCATCATTGACACCCGTCTGGCGCGGGGCCGAGTTCCAGGAGCGGGAAGTCTATGACCTCTACGGAATCATCTTCGATGGCCATCCCGATTTGCGGCGCATCCTGATGTGGGATGAGTTCAAGGACTTCCCAATGCGCAAAGACTACGTCGAGCCGGATGATTACGAATACGAGCCCACTCCGCACGATGATGTGCTGGAGAAAGCGCGGCGGCACTATCCGGTGGAGGGCAAGTCGTGA
- a CDS encoding 4Fe-4S dicluster domain-containing protein — MSAPLLGQGIFKGLAETARNFFGSYVKKDRLITVQYPEERLPQTEAARSFPVLVYDGDDWQKGLRCVACLICEKECPPQCIYIVKDTVRKPDAAGKLQFQPRVFDIDISVCMSCQICVEVCPFDAIKMDVQYELSTGDRFGTLLLRKQQLAKPNQYYHQIHPTEAAEVDAHLSADKAKAKAAPTPKPA, encoded by the coding sequence GTGAGTGCTCCCTTGCTGGGCCAGGGAATCTTCAAAGGGCTGGCGGAGACGGCCAGAAACTTCTTCGGCAGCTACGTCAAGAAAGACCGGCTCATCACGGTGCAATATCCCGAGGAGCGCTTGCCTCAAACGGAAGCGGCTCGCAGCTTCCCTGTCCTCGTCTACGACGGCGACGACTGGCAAAAGGGCTTGCGCTGCGTGGCCTGCCTGATTTGCGAGAAGGAGTGTCCGCCACAGTGCATCTACATCGTCAAAGACACCGTCCGCAAACCCGATGCCGCCGGCAAGCTCCAGTTCCAACCGAGGGTCTTCGACATTGACATCTCGGTATGCATGAGCTGCCAGATCTGCGTCGAAGTCTGTCCGTTCGACGCCATCAAAATGGACGTCCAGTATGAGCTTAGCACTGGTGACCGGTTTGGCACGCTCCTGCTGCGGAAGCAGCAATTGGCCAAGCCAAACCAATACTACCACCAGATTCACCCCACCGAAGCCGCCGAGGTGGATGCCCACCTGAGCGCGGACAAGGCCAAAGCCAAGGCCGCCCCCACTCCCAAGCCCGCTTAA